The Deltaproteobacteria bacterium sequence GGGGACGTAGAGGAGGATAAAGAGCATGATCACAAGCTCGACGCTTATCAGCATCATGCCGACGCTCATACCGGATTTCAGCGGGATCTCCATCGTCGGGAAGGGTTTGCCCCTGAGGCCCGCGAATGCGGTCCGGGAATTAGCGTAGGTGTTGATCCGGATGCCGAACCAGGCCACCCCGTAGCTTCCCAGGATGCCGATGATGCTGAAGATGACGATGATTACGACCTGGACGGTGGCGTAGTGCAGCAGGAACCCGAAGTAGACCACCATGATCGCGGCGATGAATGCCCAGAGGAGCGCGATGAACTTCCCCTGCGTTATGAGGTAGGTCTTGCAGGTTTCGTAGATCAGCTCCGAAATCTCGAGCATCGCCTTGTGGACGGGAAGGTTCTTGATCGCCAGGAACTGCATGAACCCGAAGCCCATTCCCAACAGGCATATTACGAGCCCGCCCACCAGGAGGTTGTGCCCCGACATCCCGAGGAACGAAACGCTGCCCAGATCCGGGATCTTAAGCTCCGCCTCGCTGGCGTTTGCGACGGCGGCGAACGTCAGGATGAACAGCGGGATCGCGCAAACCGCCAATATTCGCGCGACGGTGGATAGTTTGAGACGGCGTGCCTTGGATAACATCATGCCCCTCCCTGCCATGGAATTATGAATGGTGAGAAATGCGGGTTCAGACGGGAAATCCCCCTGGATTTAAAAAGCAAAAACCGCTTTCCGGAGACGCTCCGAGGATAATGAAACTTGCATTAAATACCACGGCTTTCCGGCGGGGTCAAGGGGAAAACGTATACAGTATCCGGACACGTTCCGCGGGCGAGCCGCCGAGACGGGGTACCCGTCGGGCCGGGTCCCGGCAGCTCGCCGGCAGCTCGCCCGCGGCTCGCCCGCGGAACGTGCCCCCGCGGGAAATGTACGTTATATTAGGTTGATGGAATTCAGGGGGAAACTGATCCTCGCGCCGATGGCGGGGATCACCGACACGACGTTCCGGCTCATCTGCCGGGAAAACGGGGCCGACGCCGTCCTCACCGAGATGGCCTCCGCGAAGGGCCTCCTTATGCAGCCTGAGCGGACCCGGCGGTTCCTGGAATATTCCGTAGCGGAACGCCCCATCGGGGCTCAGCTTTTCGGCGCTTCCCCGGTGGAAATCGGCGAGGCCGCCGCCGCTGTAGGGGGCATGGGATTCGATTTCGTCGACATAAACATGGGATGCCCCGTCCGCAAGGTAACCGGGGGGGGCGCCGGGTCGGCGCTCCTTGCCAACCCCGTGCTGGCGGGTGAAATCGCCGCCGCCGCCGTCCGGAACGCGGGCATCCCCGTCACCGCGAAGATACGCGCAGGTTTCGGAGCGGATACGGACGGCTTCCTGGATGTGGCGCGGGCGGTTTTCGAGGCGGGCGCCGCCGCCGTGACCCTCCACCCCCGCACGCGGGGCCAGATGTTCTCGGGCCTGGCGGACTGGAGCCGGATCGCTGCGCTGAAAATGGAGTTTCCGGACCGTATAATCATCGGCAACGGCGATGTAAGAACGCCCGGGGACGCGGCCCGCATGATTTCCGAAACCGGATGCGACGCCGTCATGGTGGGGCGCGCGGCGCTCGGCAATCCGTGGGTCTTCCGGGAAATGCGGAACGATCCGGCGCGGCTCTTCGCTCCGGCGGGACCGGCGGCGCTCCCTTCCGCCCCGGCCCTTCCCGCCGGCGAACGGCGGGCGGTCATCCTTCGCCACGGCGAGGAGATGCACCGGCGGCTGGGGAACGCCGGGATCCGCGACATGCGCAAGCACCTGGCATGGTACAGCAGGGGAATCCCGGGAGCCGCCGCCTTCCGGGGAGATCTTGTGAGGGTTTCCACGCTCGAGGATTTCCGCGCAGCCGTCGAGCGATTCTATTGAGCGACCTCCACCAGCAGGTCCTGGAATCGGTCAACACAGGGATACTGGTGTTCGACGGAGACGGAAAACTCGTCTACATGAACCCGGCCGCTGAAGAGATACTCCAGGGATCGGAGCAGTCCCTCAAGGGCAGGCATTACCGGACGCTTTTCCGGGGAAGCCCCTCGGCCGTCCGCATCGCGAGGAAAGCGCTCGCCGAAAACGCCGCCGTCACCGGATTCGACGTCGGGCTCCGCCTGCCCAACCGGGGACCCGAGATGCCCCCCCTGTCGGTAATCATCGGCGCGTCTCCCCTTTCCTGGCCGGGGGGCGAGTTGCGGGGCGCCGTGCTGTCGATGAAACCGTCGGAGATCCTTACGATGGTGGAACGGGAAGAGCAGGCGGCGTTGAGCGCCGAGGAGATGCAGATGCTCGCCTACGGCATCGCGCACGAGATAAAGAATCCGCTCGGGGGGATACTGGGGGCGGCCCAATGGATTCTCCGCAGGGAGGCGTCCGAGTCGGAGCGCGGGGAGGGGATCCGGCTCATCCGCAGGGAGGCCGAGCGGATCAACGGACTCGTCGAGAAGATGCTGGAAATGGGGAAGCCCGCACGCAATCCGAGGCCTTTCGCTCTTCTCGCGCTGCTGCTCGAAGCGGAGGAACTTCTGAAAGCGGAGGCCCGCGCCCAAGGCAAGGAGATAGCATTCGAGCGTCATGTCGACCCGAGCCTTCCCGACGTCCTCGGGCATCCGGACGCGATCTTCCGGGCGATCGTAAACATCATCAAGAATGGGATCGAAGCGATCGGGAAAAAGGGAACCATAAGGATAGACGGGCGGATGAACGTCAATTTCAGGGTCAGCCGGGGGAGAGGCCGGAAACGCTCCTTCCTCGATGTCATAATCGCCGACGACGGGTCAGGGATGTCCGAAGAGGACATCCGGAAGGCATTTCTACCCTTTTACACGACCAAACCGAAAGGGACGGGCCTGGGGCTTGTCATGGCCCGCCAGGCCGTCACCCGCAACGGCGGCAAACTCGAAATAAAGTCCGTGCGGGGAGCCGGAACGACGGTTAAAATATCCCTTCCCGTCGAACCCGGGAAGAAGGCCTGACGTTGAAAAAAGTCCTGATCGCAGATGACGACGAAAGCATCCGCTGGGTCCTCCAGAAAGCGGTGACGGGGATGGGGTACTGCGCCGACCTCGCCGAGGACGGCGACAAGGCGCTCGCCCTGTTGTCGAAACACCCTTATGCCGCGGCTTTCGTGGATATCCGGATGCCGGGGATGGAGGGGATAGAGGTGCTCGAACGCGTCCAGGCGAGAAAGTCCTCCACCCGGTTCTTCGTCATGACAGCCGTCCGGCGGCCCGACGCGGCGGCGCGATCCACGCGCGCGGGAGCGGCTGAGTTCATCACCAAGCCGTTCGACCTGTCGCACATAGAAAAACTTCTCAAGGACCTGGAAAAGGAATCCTCCTCGCGGGAGCGGCCGTTCCGCGAGGAGGACGCCGAGGAGTGGCGGTCGTCCCGGATCGTCGGGAAAAGCCGCGCCATTCTCGAGGTGTTCCAGAGCGTCGGGAAAATCGCGGACTCGGAGGCCACCGTCCTGCTGCTGGGCGAACGAGGCGTCGGCAAGGAGCTGGTGGCCCGATGCATCCATGATCTTGGCACACCCGGCGGTCCGTTCGTGACCGTCAATACCTCCGCCATTCCGAGGGACCTTCAGGAGGCCGAGCTGTTCGGATTCGAAAAAGGATCGTTCACCGGCGCGGAAACCGCACGGGAAGGAAAGCTGGAAGCCGCCATGGGGGGAACGCTTTTCCTGGACGAGATCGGCGACACCCCGCACGAGCTGCAGGTCAAGCTGCTTCGCGTCCTCCAGGAAAAGGAATTCACGAGGCTCGGCTCGAACCGTCCTCTCAAGTTCAGGGGCAGGGTTATCGCAGCCACCAACCGCGACCTTAGGCGGCTTACTGCGGATGGGAAATTCCGCGAGGACCTATTCGACCGGCTGAACGTCTTCCCCGTCCGCGTACCTCCGCTTTCCGAGAGACGGGAAGACATCCCCCTGCTGGCCGATTTCTTCCTTCAGAAATACTGCACGCTGCTTTCCCGGCCTCCGAAGTCGTTCTCGAAAGAGGCGCTCGAGGAGCTTTCATCCCGCACCTGGAAGGGGAACGTCCGGGAGCTGGAGAATTTCGTGCAGCGCCTGGCGGTCCTCTCCGCCGGAAAACTCCTGCGCAAGGAGGAGGTCGTCCGCGAGCTGGCGAAGGCGGAAGGGGCCCCCGACCTTTCCACCGCCCCCCTCGAGCAGCTGATAGAGGAAAGGATCCGGGAGTTCGTGCGCCGATTCGGCGAAACCATCGGCGACGAGGAGAACCTTCATGCGCTTTTCCTGCGCCAGATGGAGAAGCCGCTTATCAAGGTCGTGATGGAGGCGGCGGGGGGGAACCAGATAAAGGCCGCCGGGATCCTGGGCATCAACCGGAACACGCTCCGCAAGAAACTCGTTTTCCTGTCGCTCTTTCCGAAATCCGGGAAGAAGAAAAGGAAGTCCCGTTGAACAGCGGCAACGCGGGCGTTCCTGCGGCCGGACGGATCCGCGGCCTTTACGCGATACTCGATCCTTCCGCGGCGGTCCGCGGGGGAGAAGACCCGGAAACGTCCCTCGACCTGGCCCTTTCGGAAGCGCTGGAGGGCGGATGCCGCACTTTCCAGTACCGGGACAAGTTTTCCCCTGCTCGCCTGCTGCTCGCGCGGGCGAAACGTTTCGCCTGCGCTTGCCGTGAGGCGGGAGCGCTCTTCCTGGTGAACGACCGGCTCGACGTGGCGCTGCTTTCGGGGGCGGAAGGATGCCACCTGGGACAGGACGACCTCCCGCTTCCCGCCGCCAGGCGAATCGTTCCGGAAAATTTTCTCCTCGGCGTTTCCACACATAACGTCTCCGAGGCAAGGAAGGCACAGGAGGATGGCGCCGATTACATAGGAGTGGGCGCCGTATACAGGACGATGAGCAAGGACGATGCGCTGGAACCTCGCGGCCCCGGGCTCGTGCAGGAGGTCTCGGAGGCGGTTTCGATTCCAACGGTAGCCATTTCGGGTATCACCCGGGAGAACGCGCGTGAAGTCATCCGCGCCGGGGCCGCCGCATTTGCCGTGATCTCGAACCTTTTTTCCGGACCGGGTGTCCGCGAACGGACCGAGGAGTTCCTAAGGATATGGGAAGAAGAAACGTCCCGCCGGTGATATTGGCCTTCGGAGGCTACGACCCCACGGGCGGCGCGGGTATACTGATGGACGCGAAGGCCATCCACGCCGCGGGGGGGTATGCCGCAGCAGTACCCTCCTGCCTTGCGGTCCAGACAACCGCCGCCTTTCATCGCATAGTCCCCATTCCGCGGGACGCTGTCGACAGCTCGCTCGCATGCGCTGCGAAAAGCTTTCCGATTCGCGCGGTGAAAATCGGCATGGTTGGAACGCGGCAGTCTGCGGAGAGCATCCTTTCATTCCTTGACCGTAATCCCCGGCTGCCTGTCGTCCTCGACCCGGTGCTGCGGGCCTCCTCGGGAACCCCTCTCCTCTTCGGGAACGCCTTGCCCGCGTACCGGAAGCTGCTGTTTCGCGCAAACGTGATTACTCCCAACCTGCCCGAGGCGGAGAAGATCCTCGACCGGAAGCTCCGCACGTTCGGCGAGGCGATAATCGCCGCGAGAGACATATACGGCGCAACCGGCGGGAACGTAATCCTCAAGGGAGGACATTTCCCCTGGAAGGGCAAGCGGGGAATCGATATCGTATTCGAGGACGGCCTCGTCACCCTTCTGCCGCCGGACGGAAAACCGGCCCGCCGCGATGCGCACGGCACCGGATGCGCCCTTGCGTCGGCCATGGCTGCACGGTTGGCGCTTGGAGAGCCGGTCGTGGACTCGGCCCGGTCCGCGAAAAAGATGCTCGAATGGTGGCATGCCGGGGGATTCCCGTCGTCGGAGGGCCGGTGGACGCTTTTCGCCCGCCGCGGGTAGCCCGCTTTTCCCACGATACACGATGAAGGGTTAAGGAGGCAGAACGCCGATGCTTCGCTGCGGGGCGCATGCTATTCTTTTCGCAACGATTCTTTTATGCGCATCATGCGCGCACAGGGAGGCGATCTCGCCGGCCGCAGTCAAACCCGCTCCCAAAGGTCCCAAGGTGGCCCTTGCCCTCGGCGCCGGCTCTTCGAAGGGGTTCGCCCACATCGGCGTCCTGAAGGTCCTTGAAGCCAACAAGATACCCGTCCACATGATCGTCGGCACCAGCGCGGGAAGCTTCGTCGGATGCTTCTATGCGTACGGATATAACACGTACCAACTTCAGCGGCTCGCGTTCGCAATCGAGAAAGGCGACATCGCCGACCTCACCGTCCCCGACAACGGGTTCATAAAGGGAGAGAAGCTTGAGGAGTACGTCAATCGGGCCGTCCGGAACACTCCGCTCGAGAGCATGAGGATCCCCTTCTACGCCATCGCCACGGACATACAGAGCGGGCAGGAGTTCGTCTTCGGAACGGGGAACACGGGGAAGGCCGTACGCGCGAGCTGCTCGATCCCCGGCGTTTTCCGTCCCGTCCGGATCGGCCAACGAACGTACGTGGACGGCGGCATCGTAAGCCCGGTGGCGGTGGACGCGGCGAGAAAGCTCGGGGCCGACGTCGTCATCGCGGTGGACATCTCATCGGACCACGAGGGGGGGCCGGCCCCCGAGAGCACCGTGGACACGATTCTCCACTCTATCGGGATCATGTATGCGCGGCTCTCGGCAAATCAGCTCGGCCGTGCGGACGTCGTTATCCGGCCGAAGGTCGGCCACATCGGAGCGAGCGATTTCAACAGGCGGCACGATGCGATCCTGGAGGGCGAGAAGGCCGCCCAGGACGCATTACTCAAGATCAGGGACGTTCTCAGGCTATACGGTGAGGGAAAGACGGGGCTGTAGCCTCGGCCGCGCCGGAAGTTATTCCACCCCCCATTCGCGCAACCGCTCCCGGACGGATCTTTCCAGCGCAGACCTTTTCCCGTTCGAGACCGCGAGGAATGCGGAGTAGCCCTCGGCTGCCCTGGCGCGTTTTCCCATTCGTTCGTAGACAGTCCCGAGGTGATAAAGAACATCGGCGTCGGAGGGAAACCTGCGTCTGGCGGCAATAAGCGTCTCTTCGGCTTCCGCAAGAAGGCCTTGCCTCGATTGGGCGATGGCAAGATTGACGCGGTGGGCCGGGCGTCCGGGATCGAGAAACGCCGAGCGGGAAAAAAGCTCCGCTGCCTCAGGGTTGCGTCCCTCGCTCAAGCGAAGTATGCCTTCATTCATCAGTGCTGATGGATATTCCGGATCCATGGAAAGCGCCGTTTCGATCGCGTTGCCTGCCTCTTCCGTTTTTCCCTGGCGCAGAAGTGCAATGCCAAGGCCGTTCCACCCCTCGATAAGCGACGGATCCTGCCCGACAAGCTCGCGGAACCGGCGTGCCGCGGCTTCCCAGTCGTTGCGCTCCCCGGCCTCGATCCCTTCGTTGTAGCACGCCATCGCAAGCGTCCTGTCATCATGCTGTGGCCGCGGCGCCGCAGGGGGAGGAAGAGGAGGCAGCGGATGCGCGTTACGGGAACCTGCGCGCGACGGAACGGAAGGCGGCGCCGATCGCCGGGAGCCGGCCGCTGCCGGAGTTCGTTCCTGCGTGGTCTCCGGATTCGGCGTATCTCGGGGAACAGGGGCTTCAACCGTCGGGGCCTGGGTGGGGCCTGCGTTAACGACCGCGCCCCCGGCCGGTTGCTGCAGGGCAATGCGGGGAGCTTCCTGCGTGAAGCGGCGAAAGAAATAAGCCCCTGCCGCGAGGAGGCACACGACGGCAAGTGCAGCTCCCGCGCGCATCGCGAGCTTTTTCCGTTCGGCGGGCGCATGCCCCGCGTTATGGATTATGCCAGGCGAAGCCGACGACGACGTCGCGAACTGCGCTTTGCGCAACGCATCCTGGAGAAGACTCAAAAGGCCCTCCCGTGCGCCGCAAGCACCGCCAGGATCGCCGTGGCCGTGGTGGTGGCCGCCCAGGGCAACCAACGTTTCGCGCGGCGGAATATGCCGGCCCGTTCGGCGAGGGACTCGGCCGCGCGCCGCACGTCTTTTCGCTCGACGACCGCCGAGCCCCTCAGGAATGCGGCGAGAAACGCCCGGTCGCACAGCTTGTTTATCAGACGCGGCACCCCCCGCGTGCCCCGGTACACCGCCCTTTCCGCCCCGGGCGCCATCAACGGCCGCCCTCCGCTGCCGGCCACCGCGAGCCGATGCCCGATATACCGGGCGGTCTCCTTATCGGTCAACGGCAGGATTTCCGCCCGTACGGTGACCCTCTGGGTGAGCTGCCGCAGCTCGGGCAGCGACAGCTTTTCCTTCAGCTCGTTCTGCCCTATGAGAACGATCTGGAGCAACTTTCGTTTGTCGGTCTCCAGGTTGGACAACAGCCGGATTTGCTCGAGCAGGGCCGATGGCAGGTTCTGCGCCTCGTCGACGATCAGGACAGGGAGCCTCCCCTTTTCCGCCTCCGCAAGCAGGAACCTGTTCAGCTCGTCGAGGCAGTCCTTCTTCGTCCCGCGGGGATCCTCTCCGCCGAAGTCGGTCAGGATCGCTCTTACTAGTTCCTTTTCCGTCAGCAGCGGATTCACTATAAGGGACGTCGAGTGTCGTTCCGGCAGCCGCGAAAGCATCGCCCTGCAGACGGTGGTCTTCCCGACCCCGATGTCCCCGGTGATGACGATGAACCCTTCGCCGCCCCCAAGACCGAACTGAAGGTGGTCGAGGGCCTGCTGATGGCTCCCGGACAGGAACAGAAAACCGGGGTCCGGCGTGAGGGAGAACGGCTTTTCCTTCAGTTGGAACCAGGCCTCGTACATGGCGTCACTCCCAGGGCTCGAGCCCCTTGGATTCCCCTTTGGTCCCGTATACCCATGGTTTCCCGCCCACGTGGTATCCACGGTCCGCGCGCAGGAGCCTCTCCTGCTCCAGGGCGGCGATCTCCGCAGCGTTGGAGTCCTGCAGAAGCCGCGGGGTGATAAGGATCACGAGCTCGGTCTTCTTCTTCGTCTGATCCGTGTTGCGGAAAAGGGCTCCCAGGAACGGTATGTCTCCGAGCAGCGGAACGCTTCTCACGACCTCCTGGGTTCGTTCCTGCATCAGGCCGCCGATGAAGACCGTCTGCCCCTCCGCCACGGTCACCATCGTGTTGGTCTCGCGTACGTCCACGATGGGAGCGGTATTTCCGTCGGGCGCGGTCGCGTTTCCGACCTTTTCGGTGATGGAGGGGTGTATGGCCAGCATGATCCTGCCGTCCCGCCCGATCTGCGGCGTCACGGAAAGAATTATCCCCTCGGTGATCGTATCGGGAGTGAAGGTCACGAAAGCCGCGGAGGTCGTCGTCGCCGGCGTGACCACGGCCCGGAAGAACACGTCCTGCCTGCCGATCCTGATGATCGCCTTCTGGTTGTTGAGAGTCGACACCTTCGGCGCGGACAGCACGTTGATCTGCCCCGACTGGGCCAGCGCGTCGATTACCGCATCGAACTTGCCTCCCGCGACTCCCACCTGGAACGCCGTGGTGCCGGCGGAGAGGGACTGTCGGGCGGTGGCCCCGCCGGAAAGCGCGCCGGTCAGGGAAACCGAGGTCAGGTCGGGAAGCGCCGTCCAGTTGATCCCGTATTGCGTGCGGTCGTCGAGCGTGATCTCGAGTATCTTCGTCTCGATGGTCACGCCGCTCCGGGAGCGCGCCTCGAGCGTCCGCAGGTACCGGTCCACCTTGTCCAGGTTCTCCCGGTAGTCGGTCACGGCGAGAGTGCCCGCTGCCTTGTTGATGGCGGCTTTGGCGTCTCCGCCGGAAAGGAGGGAATTCACCTCGTCCAGCATGCCGCTCCAAAAATCGAATTTCTCTTCGGTGGTTACGATGTTGCGGCTCTCGCTCTCACCGCCGGATGACGATCCGCCGGCCGTGGACGTGCTTCCGCCGGTCGTCGCGGAGCCTCCGCCGGTCGAAGTCGAGGCGGTGAGCGAGCCGGACCCGGCGCGGGAAGTCAGCAGATAGTCGACTCGGAATATCCGCGTCATCCGCTTCAAAGGAAGCACGCGCACGGTCTTTCCGTCCCGCTCCACCCGGCAGCCCACGAGTCCGCAAGCCTCGTCCATGATCTCGGTCGCAGTCGCGCCCTTTATGTCCATCGTCACGGAGCCCGATACATCGGATGAAAGAACGAGGTTGAGGTCGTTCTCCTTTGCAAGGGAGAGAAAAAGCTCGCGCGCGTCGGCGCCTGCCATCACCAGCGTGTATCGGCGCGGGGCTTTCCGGAATTCGTCGGGCGACCGCTTCGCCCCTTCCATGCCTGCGACCGGAGCATCCGGGAGCGGCGCGGTCGCGGAAGGGGCGCCTTCGACCTGACCTGCCCGCTTCGCCGGCGGCGCAGCCCCCCGGGAGACGACGGCGCCTGCCGGCTGTTCCTTCCGTAAGGCTTGCCGTCCGTAGCATCCGCACTGCGTTACGACAAGGACGGCGCATGCCGCAAACAGCATCCCGCGCAGCACGGGTCTGCGCCCCCTGAATTTCCCTTTCACAGGTTCCCTCCTCCGCCCTTGCCGCCACGAGGCATGGGTTTGAAAAGCTCCACCACGCGGGTCTCTCCGCCACTGCGCAACGTCACCGAATAGCGCTCCACCCGCTCCACCGTCCAGATCCCGATACGTTCGCCGACCGGAACGATCCGGCTGCCGAACAGCGCGAACCCCGATTGTCCCGAGACGACCGTCCCGCGCAGGACCGACGGCATGTCCCGGTCTCTCGCCGTTCCACCCATGCCTGCGGCGGTTTCGGTCGCGCGCACATCCGCGGAAGCATGCCGTCCCTTCCACTGCGGTACAAACGGATTTCTGTCCCACGACCAGGCGATCGCCCCCGCTGCCGGGGAGGAAGCCAGCGCCTTCCCGGCAGTCCCGCGATCGGGTGAAATCCCGCGCGATTCCGAACCGGCGGCTTCCGCAGCGCTCTGCCCCGCCGCCTGCGCGGGGGAGGGTTGCGCCGGAGACGTTCTTGCGGAGACGGCGGGGTAAAAAAACCTTGCGGCGACGGCGATAACGGCCAACGCCGCAAGGCCCGCCGCCACTCTCTTGTCCCCCATCAGCTCGCGCACCGATTTCATTGCGGCATGCCGTAGTACGCCGATAGATCCACAGTCGCCTCCATCTCCCCCTCTTTCTCCTTGACCGCGACGCTGCGGACCGACAGGAGCCGCTTCATTTTCGGGATGCCGTCCATAAATTCAGCCATATCCTTGTATCCGGAATGGAAAACGAGGCGAAGGCGAAGCTCCCCGAAGCCGTTGGCTTTGCCCTGTTCAGCGGGATGAGCCGCCCCCGGCCCCTCCGCAGCGCCGCTACCGGCAGTCTTGTCGTCCGTCGGCACGGAGATCCGCAGCCCCCCGAGATTGTGCAGAACCGCCCGCCGGGCGATCTCCGCCATCAGCCGGTCCATTTCATGCGATTCGGGCACCTTCTCCTTCCACTCCCGAACGGAGTCCTCCCATCCGTGCCCTTCCTTGCCGGCGGTCTGCGCCATATCCCCCCAGGCGCGCAGGGCGTTTCCCCTCTCGGCTTCCTTCGCGGCGACCTCCGCCCGCAGGCTTCGGATCTCCCGAATCTTCGGCGAAAACACGAGAAGGTACGAAACCGCCGTGAGGAGGACCAATACGCCGGCAACCGGAACCAGCGGGCTTTTCCCGAGGAGCTTTCTCATCTGCCCCCGCCTGTCCCTTCGCGCGGCAGTGAAAAACTCACGAGGAATTCCTGTTCGTACCCTCTTCCCTCTTCCGCCCTTAAGGGCCGCATTTCTTGTGGAGCGTAACGCGCTTCGGCGATCGTCCGCGTTTTTCCGACCGCAACGAGGAACGCGTTAACCTTCTCCTGGGCATCCGACGGGTCTTTCCCCCGTGCCTTGCCTCGCAATTCTCCGCGGAATGCGTCCCCCGAACGCTCGATGGTGAGGCTCGCGAACGCCACCTCCGCGGGTACCGACGCGCCGAGCGAGGCGAACAACGCCTTCCAGCCGTTGAAGGGAGCGGAAAGCGCCCGCTCTCCCGCGGTCGCGTCCTCGGCGGCCTTCCTTAGGGAGAGCCATGCGCCGAACTCCTCCTTCATTCCGTCGCCTGTCCGCACCCCTGAGGCGCTCCCCGAGAGCGCGAGACGGTACTCGTTCCGCGCTTTCTGCAGCCCCGCAAAAAGCCCCGCGTTGGCCGCCACGAACACCGCGAGGACGGCCGCGAATGCAATGAGGCTCCCGCGCCGCTCCTTTCGCCGCATCAATCCTTCCGGAAGCAGGTTGGCCTGCCCGGGCACCTGTCCCGCAACCGCAAGTCCTATGGGAACGCCGAACTCGGCCGCGTTTTCGTCCCTCACCACTCCGCAGGACGCCGCGATCGCGGGATGGGGGGAAATCTCGAGCTTGAGCCGGGCCCTTATGAGGCTCGCCGCCTCATCGGAAGGCGCACGTCCGCTCCAGTAAAGATTGCTGATCGATCCCCCTCGAGAGATCTGCCTGAAGTACAGAAGCGACCGGGTCAACTCCGTCACCAGCCGCTCGGCCATGGCTTCGGCGTCGCTCTGCGCGGCCGGAGGCGCCGGCTCCTGCCGGTCCTGGCCCAGATCGATGTTTTTATAGTCCGGCGGCTCCGGGGCCGCTACCGGCCGGAGAGGGGCTTCAAGCGCGAATTCCCTGGAGAACCGGAGCTTCCCGCCGTCCGAAATGCCGATCACGCAGCGGCCCGCTTCCGAATGGAGGAACCCTGCGAGGAGGTCTTTCTTTTCCTCCGGATGCAGGGACGCAAGGGCCAGAGGTATCGAGGCGATTCGTGCAGGAGAGATCCCGGCCTCCAGCAGCAGGAAGGTAAGCCGCTTTATCTCGAACTCCGGGGTGTAGACGGCGAGCACTTCCTGGCGCTCGATGCCTCCTTCCGACAATTTGCCGATCGCCTCTCCCGTAACCTTCATCTCGGCGATCGGCGTGGTGGTCTCCTGGGCCACCTTTCCCCGCAACAGCTCTATCCGCGCCTCGCCCGCCACGGGCGGGATCGTGTAAATCCTGTGCTCGATCACAGGCCCCGAATAGCCGACGAGAGCCCGCTTCGCGGCGAATCCGTTCCCGGAAAGGAATTCCCGCATGGCCCGCCCCACTGCGGAAGGCTCCCCCGCGGGCCTCTCCATCGAAGCCGTCCTGGTGACCTGGACGGGAAACGTGTTCGGAACGAACTCCACCGCCCGGATCAGCCTGGGGGTGATCTCCAGGGCCAGCATCTTCCCTTTAGGAGCCGCGCTCATTCTTCATCTCAGGTAAAGATTCAGTTGGGCCTGCTGGTTGTTGGACGGCACGTAGACCACCGCCTGGCCCGAAGTGACCGGACCCGCCAGGGAAAGCCTGCACGTGCCCGCCACTGCGTGCAAACCCGCGTGGTAACCGTTGAACGAATACGGGGGACCCGCCGCAGGGGGCAGCACGATGGACGCGGTCGCCTGGTTGCCGTTGTT is a genomic window containing:
- a CDS encoding sigma-54-dependent Fis family transcriptional regulator; translation: MKKVLIADDDESIRWVLQKAVTGMGYCADLAEDGDKALALLSKHPYAAAFVDIRMPGMEGIEVLERVQARKSSTRFFVMTAVRRPDAAARSTRAGAAEFITKPFDLSHIEKLLKDLEKESSSRERPFREEDAEEWRSSRIVGKSRAILEVFQSVGKIADSEATVLLLGERGVGKELVARCIHDLGTPGGPFVTVNTSAIPRDLQEAELFGFEKGSFTGAETAREGKLEAAMGGTLFLDEIGDTPHELQVKLLRVLQEKEFTRLGSNRPLKFRGRVIAATNRDLRRLTADGKFREDLFDRLNVFPVRVPPLSERREDIPLLADFFLQKYCTLLSRPPKSFSKEALEELSSRTWKGNVRELENFVQRLAVLSAGKLLRKEEVVRELAKAEGAPDLSTAPLEQLIEERIREFVRRFGETIGDEENLHALFLRQMEKPLIKVVMEAAGGNQIKAAGILGINRNTLRKKLVFLSLFPKSGKKKRKSR
- a CDS encoding patatin-like phospholipase family protein, which codes for MLRCGAHAILFATILLCASCAHREAISPAAVKPAPKGPKVALALGAGSSKGFAHIGVLKVLEANKIPVHMIVGTSAGSFVGCFYAYGYNTYQLQRLAFAIEKGDIADLTVPDNGFIKGEKLEEYVNRAVRNTPLESMRIPFYAIATDIQSGQEFVFGTGNTGKAVRASCSIPGVFRPVRIGQRTYVDGGIVSPVAVDAARKLGADVVIAVDISSDHEGGPAPESTVDTILHSIGIMYARLSANQLGRADVVIRPKVGHIGASDFNRRHDAILEGEKAAQDALLKIRDVLRLYGEGKTGL
- a CDS encoding hydroxymethylpyrimidine/phosphomethylpyrimidine kinase; this translates as MGRRNVPPVILAFGGYDPTGGAGILMDAKAIHAAGGYAAAVPSCLAVQTTAAFHRIVPIPRDAVDSSLACAAKSFPIRAVKIGMVGTRQSAESILSFLDRNPRLPVVLDPVLRASSGTPLLFGNALPAYRKLLFRANVITPNLPEAEKILDRKLRTFGEAIIAARDIYGATGGNVILKGGHFPWKGKRGIDIVFEDGLVTLLPPDGKPARRDAHGTGCALASAMAARLALGEPVVDSARSAKKMLEWWHAGGFPSSEGRWTLFARRG
- the dusB gene encoding tRNA dihydrouridine synthase DusB — protein: MEFRGKLILAPMAGITDTTFRLICRENGADAVLTEMASAKGLLMQPERTRRFLEYSVAERPIGAQLFGASPVEIGEAAAAVGGMGFDFVDINMGCPVRKVTGGGAGSALLANPVLAGEIAAAAVRNAGIPVTAKIRAGFGADTDGFLDVARAVFEAGAAAVTLHPRTRGQMFSGLADWSRIAALKMEFPDRIIIGNGDVRTPGDAARMISETGCDAVMVGRAALGNPWVFREMRNDPARLFAPAGPAALPSAPALPAGERRAVILRHGEEMHRRLGNAGIRDMRKHLAWYSRGIPGAAAFRGDLVRVSTLEDFRAAVERFY
- the thiE gene encoding thiamine phosphate synthase, which translates into the protein MNSGNAGVPAAGRIRGLYAILDPSAAVRGGEDPETSLDLALSEALEGGCRTFQYRDKFSPARLLLARAKRFACACREAGALFLVNDRLDVALLSGAEGCHLGQDDLPLPAARRIVPENFLLGVSTHNVSEARKAQEDGADYIGVGAVYRTMSKDDALEPRGPGLVQEVSEAVSIPTVAISGITRENAREVIRAGAAAFAVISNLFSGPGVRERTEEFLRIWEEETSRR
- a CDS encoding tetratricopeptide repeat protein, with protein sequence MACYNEGIEAGERNDWEAAARRFRELVGQDPSLIEGWNGLGIALLRQGKTEEAGNAIETALSMDPEYPSALMNEGILRLSEGRNPEAAELFSRSAFLDPGRPAHRVNLAIAQSRQGLLAEAEETLIAARRRFPSDADVLYHLGTVYERMGKRARAAEGYSAFLAVSNGKRSALERSVRERLREWGVE
- a CDS encoding PAS domain-containing protein — its product is MSDLHQQVLESVNTGILVFDGDGKLVYMNPAAEEILQGSEQSLKGRHYRTLFRGSPSAVRIARKALAENAAVTGFDVGLRLPNRGPEMPPLSVIIGASPLSWPGGELRGAVLSMKPSEILTMVEREEQAALSAEEMQMLAYGIAHEIKNPLGGILGAAQWILRREASESERGEGIRLIRREAERINGLVEKMLEMGKPARNPRPFALLALLLEAEELLKAEARAQGKEIAFERHVDPSLPDVLGHPDAIFRAIVNIIKNGIEAIGKKGTIRIDGRMNVNFRVSRGRGRKRSFLDVIIADDGSGMSEEDIRKAFLPFYTTKPKGTGLGLVMARQAVTRNGGKLEIKSVRGAGTTVKISLPVEPGKKA